The Halalkalicoccus subterraneus genome has a window encoding:
- the sucD gene encoding succinate--CoA ligase subunit alpha, which produces MSILVDDDTRVVVQGITGGEGKFHAEQMMEYGTNVVAGAVPNRGGQEVAGVPVYDTVSQAVREEDADASVIFVPPAFAADAVFESLDSELDLAVAITEGIPTQDMSKVYKRLSEVDTRLIGPNCPGIITPGEAKLGILPGDIFSAGNVGLVSRSGTLTYQVVDNLTNRGLGQSTAIGIGGDPIIGTSFVDALSTFEDDPETDAVVMCGEIGGEDEEQAAEFIADNMDTPVAGFIAGRTAPPGKRMGHAGAIVSGSGTGTAESKIDALNDAGVPVGDTPEEVADNVEELL; this is translated from the coding sequence ATGAGCATTCTAGTCGACGACGACACCCGCGTGGTCGTACAGGGCATCACCGGCGGCGAGGGCAAGTTCCACGCCGAACAGATGATGGAGTACGGCACCAACGTCGTCGCGGGTGCGGTGCCCAACCGCGGCGGCCAAGAAGTAGCCGGCGTGCCGGTCTACGACACCGTCAGCCAAGCAGTCAGGGAGGAGGACGCCGACGCCTCGGTGATCTTCGTGCCGCCCGCGTTCGCCGCGGACGCCGTCTTCGAGTCGCTCGATTCGGAACTGGATCTGGCAGTGGCGATTACCGAGGGGATCCCGACCCAGGACATGAGCAAGGTCTACAAGCGCCTCTCGGAGGTCGATACCCGGCTGATCGGGCCGAACTGTCCGGGAATCATCACGCCCGGCGAGGCGAAGTTGGGCATCCTGCCGGGGGACATCTTCTCGGCGGGCAACGTCGGGCTCGTCTCGCGCTCTGGTACCCTGACCTACCAGGTCGTCGACAACCTCACGAACCGCGGACTCGGCCAGTCGACCGCGATCGGGATCGGTGGCGACCCGATCATCGGAACCTCCTTCGTCGACGCGCTCTCGACCTTCGAGGACGACCCCGAGACCGACGCGGTCGTCATGTGCGGCGAGATCGGCGGCGAGGACGAGGAGCAGGCCGCCGAGTTCATCGCCGACAACATGGACACCCCGGTCGCGGGCTTCATCGCCGGCCGGACCGCCCCGCCCGGAAAGCGGATGGGCCACGCCGGTGCGATCGTTTCGGGCAGCGGGACCGGTACCGCAGAATCGAAGATCGACGCGCTCAACGACGCCGGCGTCCCCGTCGGGGACACCCCCGAGGAGGTCGCCGACAACGTCGAGGAGCTGCTGTAG
- a CDS encoding alkaline phosphatase family protein — protein sequence MTPDHSEGDVDTLLIGIDACSRGILEPLFEEGRVPTIQSIWEGEPSGTLESQIPPWTASAWPSLYTGTNPGKHGVFDFLTYDGYDWGVANASSVDEHSLWELLDHHDKRSVVVNVPMTYPPSEIDGAVIPGFTAPENPPSHPEGILEEVREAIGEYTVYPTPGGEADAFEEYVDSVSMRSDAFLYLAERFEPDFGFVQFQVTDTVFHQYGYQEELVTEIYEAVDREVERILEETDPNVALLVSDHGLGKYEGSEFRLNTFLRGHGYVETTRSAAGMPSWQTVREQSLRKGEETTEREPTLLERGVASAANFGVTTRKIGRTLERVGLNDLAKRHAPAGIVKASDEQVDFAASAAYMRSRVETGVRINLEGRDPEGVVSPEEYEDVRDELIGLLSGVRAPDGERVFEDVARVEEYFEGPNVDRAVDVMTVPNDWNYFLSAQLRDELFASPAEPWNHKLDGVVMAAGPGIETGDGDEEISGAHLLDIAPTVLSALGVPRSDRMDGEPLGLVPPSDEMTYPEREAGTRTTTADGDVEGRLSDLGYLE from the coding sequence ATGACACCGGACCACAGTGAGGGGGACGTCGATACGCTGTTGATTGGGATCGACGCCTGCAGTCGGGGGATACTCGAACCGTTGTTCGAGGAGGGGCGCGTACCGACGATCCAGTCGATTTGGGAGGGGGAACCGAGCGGGACGCTCGAATCACAGATCCCGCCGTGGACCGCCAGCGCGTGGCCCTCGCTGTACACGGGGACGAACCCCGGCAAACACGGCGTGTTCGACTTTCTGACCTACGACGGCTACGACTGGGGGGTCGCGAACGCGAGTTCGGTCGACGAACACTCGCTGTGGGAACTGCTTGACCACCACGACAAGCGAAGCGTCGTCGTCAACGTTCCGATGACCTACCCGCCAAGCGAGATCGACGGGGCGGTCATCCCCGGCTTCACTGCCCCCGAAAACCCGCCCTCCCATCCCGAGGGGATCCTTGAGGAGGTCCGCGAGGCGATCGGCGAGTACACCGTCTATCCGACGCCGGGCGGCGAGGCCGACGCCTTCGAGGAGTACGTCGATTCGGTCTCGATGCGAAGCGACGCGTTCCTGTATCTCGCCGAGAGGTTCGAGCCCGATTTCGGGTTCGTCCAGTTCCAGGTCACCGACACGGTCTTTCACCAGTACGGCTACCAGGAGGAGCTGGTCACGGAGATCTACGAGGCGGTCGACCGGGAGGTCGAGCGGATCCTCGAGGAGACGGATCCGAACGTCGCGCTGCTCGTGAGCGACCACGGCCTCGGGAAGTACGAGGGCAGCGAATTCCGCCTCAACACCTTCCTCAGGGGGCACGGATACGTCGAGACGACCCGCAGTGCTGCGGGGATGCCCTCCTGGCAGACGGTTCGTGAGCAGTCGCTCAGGAAGGGCGAGGAGACGACCGAGCGCGAACCGACGCTGCTCGAACGCGGAGTCGCGTCCGCCGCGAACTTCGGCGTGACGACCAGGAAAATCGGTCGGACGCTCGAACGCGTCGGTCTCAACGACCTGGCGAAACGCCATGCGCCCGCCGGAATCGTCAAGGCCTCCGACGAACAGGTCGACTTCGCCGCCTCGGCCGCCTACATGCGTTCGCGCGTCGAGACGGGCGTCCGGATCAACCTCGAAGGGCGCGATCCGGAGGGCGTCGTTTCCCCTGAGGAGTACGAGGACGTACGCGACGAACTGATCGGGCTACTTTCGGGGGTTCGCGCCCCGGACGGCGAGCGCGTCTTCGAGGACGTCGCGCGCGTCGAGGAGTACTTCGAGGGGCCGAACGTCGATCGCGCGGTCGACGTCATGACCGTACCCAACGACTGGAACTACTTCCTCTCGGCCCAACTACGCGACGAGCTGTTTGCCTCGCCCGCCGAGCCGTGGAACCACAAGCTCGACGGCGTCGTGATGGCGGCGGGCCCCGGCATCGAAACCGGGGACGGGGACGAGGAGATATCGGGTGCCCACCTCCTCGACATCGCCCCGACGGTCCTCTCCGCGCTCGGGGTTCCCCGGAGCGACCGCATGGACGGCGAGCCCCTGGGGCTGGTTCCACCGTCCGACGAGATGACGTATCCCGAACGCGAGGCGGGGACTCGAACGACCACCGCCGATGGGGACGTCGAGGGTCGGCTTTCGGATCTTGGCTATCTCGAATAG
- a CDS encoding ABC transporter ATP-binding protein, translating into MTLAIEARGLEKEYDDVRALDGLSLSIEAGEFFGLLGPNGAGKTTFINTLVGLVRKTGGEVRVFGNDVEDDYREVRDSIGLAPQEFNVDRFFPIREVLLHKAGYHGISGEEAERRADEALKLVGIYEKRNTRFDWLSGGMKRRLLLARAIVTEPDLLILDEPTAGVDVQLRHDLWEVINRLNDEGTTILLTTHYIEEAERLCDRVAIMDAGRKVTVATPDELMARGSDTVSVELRDPPASAPDIDREIEAVEEVRLEGSHLVARVAGGGGRVAPRLLNALEARGHEITDIEISRTSLEEIFVELTEGQGGSDDAEASEESHEADEPDEPTRLAGEAR; encoded by the coding sequence ATGACACTGGCGATCGAAGCGAGAGGACTCGAAAAGGAGTACGACGACGTCCGGGCGCTGGACGGTCTCTCCCTGTCGATCGAGGCCGGGGAGTTCTTCGGACTGCTCGGACCGAACGGCGCGGGCAAGACCACGTTCATCAACACGCTGGTCGGACTCGTCAGAAAGACCGGCGGCGAGGTGCGCGTGTTCGGCAACGACGTCGAGGACGACTACCGGGAGGTGCGCGACTCCATCGGGCTCGCCCCCCAGGAGTTCAACGTCGACCGCTTTTTCCCGATCCGCGAGGTGCTGCTGCACAAGGCGGGCTATCACGGTATCAGCGGCGAGGAGGCCGAACGCCGCGCGGACGAGGCGCTGAAGCTCGTCGGGATCTACGAGAAGCGAAACACCCGCTTCGACTGGCTCTCGGGCGGGATGAAGCGTCGGCTGCTCCTCGCGCGCGCGATCGTGACCGAGCCCGACCTCCTGATCCTCGACGAGCCGACCGCGGGCGTCGACGTCCAGTTGCGCCACGACCTCTGGGAGGTGATCAACCGGCTGAACGACGAGGGGACGACGATCCTGCTGACCACCCACTACATCGAGGAGGCCGAACGCCTCTGTGACCGGGTCGCGATCATGGACGCGGGCCGAAAGGTCACGGTCGCGACGCCCGACGAACTCATGGCGCGTGGAAGCGATACGGTCTCCGTCGAACTGCGCGACCCGCCCGCGAGCGCGCCGGATATCGACCGCGAGATCGAGGCCGTCGAGGAGGTCCGACTGGAGGGGAGTCACCTCGTCGCGCGCGTCGCCGGCGGTGGCGGTCGGGTCGCGCCACGCCTGCTCAACGCGCTCGAAGCGCGGGGCCACGAGATCACGGATATCGAGATCTCGCGCACGTCGTTGGAGGAGATATTCGTCGAACTCACCGAGGGCCAGGGCGGGAGCGACGACGCGGAGGCGTCCGAGGAATCCCACGAAGCCGACGAGCCCGACGAACCCACCCGCCTCGCGGGGGAGGCGCGCTGA
- a CDS encoding GNAT family N-acetyltransferase produces MELRDATRSDVEAVREVARRSLQDSYADFLDEETIDDAVEQWYGDGRLEELISDEADDVYIPVVEVDGEIVAFAQCYLVEFPERVGEIHWLHVDPDHRGEGYGSQLYEHVRDIFEEQGIDRFKGFVFAENEPGNEFYERRGYDDAYTHTQEIAGEEHTENVWVDVPEGEQYRRAVEPHEDEEGNTLYVAYREASVGSRGAFHVSYMDESLEKRYGWFCSACESFDNAMDASGRVVCNECGNTRKATRWDAAYL; encoded by the coding sequence ATGGAACTGAGAGACGCAACGCGCTCGGACGTCGAGGCGGTCCGCGAAGTGGCTCGCCGCTCGCTACAGGACTCCTACGCGGACTTCCTGGACGAGGAAACCATCGACGACGCCGTCGAGCAGTGGTACGGCGACGGTCGCCTCGAGGAGCTGATCTCCGACGAGGCCGACGACGTCTACATTCCCGTCGTCGAGGTCGACGGGGAGATCGTCGCCTTCGCGCAGTGTTACCTCGTCGAGTTCCCCGAGCGCGTCGGCGAGATCCACTGGCTGCACGTCGATCCCGACCACCGCGGCGAGGGCTACGGTTCGCAACTCTACGAGCACGTCCGCGACATTTTCGAGGAACAAGGGATCGACCGCTTCAAGGGGTTCGTCTTCGCGGAGAACGAACCCGGCAACGAGTTCTACGAGCGCCGGGGCTACGACGACGCCTACACCCACACCCAGGAGATCGCCGGCGAGGAGCACACCGAGAACGTCTGGGTCGACGTTCCCGAGGGCGAGCAGTACCGTCGCGCGGTCGAACCCCACGAGGACGAGGAGGGCAACACCCTCTACGTCGCCTACCGGGAGGCCTCCGTGGGATCGCGGGGCGCCTTCCACGTGTCGTACATGGACGAGAGCTTGGAGAAGCGCTACGGCTGGTTCTGCTCGGCCTGCGAGAGCTTCGACAACGCGATGGACGCCTCGGGTCGGGTCGTCTGTAACGAGTGTGGCAACACGCGTAAGGCGACGCGCTGGGACGCCGCGTACCTCTGA
- a CDS encoding ABC transporter permease, which yields MVANPLSARFYTLLEREVQRFVRRPWNTFLPPMITNVLYFSVFGVILGTRIQEIQGFSYILFLLPGLVVLGAISNAFENASFSIFHGRWNEYIHETITSPLSYTEMVLAYVLSSAARGVVVGVIIAVIGAFFTPVGVEQPFYLVAFMFVVSLLFAALGIIGGLIADDFDHLTVMNQFILRPLVFFGGVFYSLEILPSLWRTVSLLNPMVYMVNGVRYGFLGYSDVDPNAALAVLSGLTLAVVALDIAMFARGYGLTD from the coding sequence ATGGTCGCCAACCCGCTCTCGGCGCGCTTTTACACGCTGCTCGAACGCGAGGTCCAGCGGTTCGTCCGTCGGCCGTGGAACACCTTCCTCCCGCCGATGATCACGAACGTGTTGTACTTCTCGGTGTTCGGCGTCATCCTCGGGACGCGCATTCAGGAGATACAGGGCTTCTCGTACATCCTCTTTCTCCTGCCCGGACTCGTGGTGCTGGGGGCGATCTCGAACGCCTTCGAGAACGCCTCGTTTTCGATCTTCCACGGGCGCTGGAACGAGTACATCCACGAGACGATCACCTCGCCGCTTTCGTACACCGAAATGGTGCTGGCCTACGTCCTCTCCAGTGCGGCCCGCGGGGTCGTCGTCGGGGTCATCATCGCAGTCATCGGCGCGTTCTTCACGCCAGTGGGAGTCGAACAGCCGTTCTATCTCGTCGCGTTCATGTTCGTCGTCTCGCTGCTGTTCGCCGCCCTCGGGATCATCGGGGGATTGATCGCCGACGATTTCGATCACCTCACGGTGATGAACCAGTTCATCCTTCGACCGTTGGTCTTCTTCGGCGGCGTCTTCTACTCGCTCGAGATCCTGCCGTCACTGTGGCGGACCGTTTCACTCCTGAACCCGATGGTCTACATGGTAAACGGCGTCAGGTACGGCTTTCTCGGCTACTCCGACGTCGATCCGAACGCCGCGCTTGCGGTCCTCTCGGGGCTGACGCTCGCCGTGGTCGCGCTCGACATCGCCATGTTCGCGCGGGGCTACGGGCTGACGGACTGA
- a CDS encoding glutamate-cysteine ligase family protein translates to MKTSVEVEYWVIDREGELCTPGSLTGISPQVEEEFVDCLLEIKTTPCESVTDLATQFTGLLEETLREARSRGKGLVPLATPLASDAIEQLPGDRTRIQERVLGDDFEYAKHCAGTHIHFEKRRVVDQLNTLTALDPALALVNSSPYYRGQRVAAGARPYIYRKKGYEKFPDHGQLWNYAGSVAEWDDRLERRYAEFERAAMDVGVSDEEFEACFTADDAIWTPIRLRKCFPTVEWRSPDATLPSQILQLAGEMYPLVDEASQVDVRVEGDLGLVTDDTITLPEFEAVREYTDAAIHEGLESDRVREYLERMGFDTGAYDPLTRRIDTGASIDDTDARTLRLEYAAALERDVARLSGRGQRVHRKQNA, encoded by the coding sequence ATGAAAACGAGCGTCGAAGTCGAGTACTGGGTGATCGACCGGGAGGGCGAGCTGTGTACGCCCGGTAGCCTGACGGGGATCTCGCCACAGGTCGAAGAGGAGTTCGTCGACTGTCTCCTCGAAATCAAGACGACACCGTGTGAGTCAGTCACCGATCTCGCCACGCAGTTCACCGGGCTGTTAGAGGAAACGCTGCGCGAGGCGAGGTCGCGTGGTAAGGGACTCGTCCCGTTGGCGACGCCCCTGGCCTCAGATGCGATCGAACAGCTGCCCGGCGACAGAACCCGGATCCAAGAGCGGGTTCTCGGCGACGATTTCGAGTACGCGAAACACTGTGCGGGCACGCACATTCACTTCGAGAAGCGCCGCGTCGTCGACCAGTTGAACACGCTGACCGCGCTCGATCCCGCACTCGCGTTGGTGAACTCCTCGCCGTACTACAGGGGCCAGCGGGTCGCCGCCGGCGCGCGTCCCTACATCTACCGGAAGAAGGGGTACGAGAAGTTCCCCGATCACGGTCAGCTCTGGAACTACGCCGGGAGCGTCGCCGAGTGGGACGACCGGCTCGAACGGCGCTACGCCGAGTTCGAACGGGCGGCGATGGATGTCGGTGTCTCCGACGAGGAGTTCGAGGCGTGCTTCACGGCCGACGATGCGATCTGGACGCCGATACGGCTGCGCAAGTGTTTCCCGACCGTCGAATGGCGCTCGCCCGACGCCACGCTCCCGAGCCAGATCCTCCAGCTCGCGGGCGAGATGTACCCACTGGTGGACGAGGCGAGCCAGGTGGATGTCCGCGTTGAGGGCGACCTCGGGCTCGTCACCGACGATACGATCACGCTTCCGGAGTTCGAGGCCGTTCGCGAGTACACCGACGCCGCGATTCACGAGGGGCTCGAATCGGATCGTGTCCGCGAATACCTCGAGCGGATGGGGTTCGACACCGGGGCCTACGATCCGCTCACACGGCGGATCGATACGGGAGCGTCGATCGACGACACCGACGCCCGCACGCTTCGGCTCGAGTACGCGGCCGCACTCGAACGCGACGTCGCCCGGCTCTCCGGGCGCGGACAGCGCGTGCACCGAAAACAGAACGCCTGA
- a CDS encoding DUF4129 domain-containing protein: MNDATRSALIAALALLAVAFAAATLGSTVTTEDGSPGSGDGIGGGEGGGGPLPPPEPGSPGETIVVPYLTELLTVLAVLASLVLLVYAFLHRREALALLVALALLLALIYLLFELVADLGGEFSPPLDPGSRSPFGGGSGGDGAAGDSTGPSTPSVLSGVVLVLAVVGGLIALVGRSSDAEPEPEKTGSGPDADAAAVGRAAGRAADRVASRETEHGNEVYRAWREMTGLLDASDSEARTPREFADRAVAAGLAEKDVEELTRLFEDVRYGERAASEEYEHRAVETFRRIERRYAEDER, translated from the coding sequence ATGAACGACGCCACCCGTTCCGCCCTGATCGCCGCCCTCGCCCTGCTCGCGGTCGCGTTCGCCGCGGCGACCCTCGGGTCCACGGTGACCACCGAGGACGGCTCGCCGGGGTCCGGGGACGGTATCGGTGGGGGGGAGGGCGGGGGCGGTCCGCTCCCGCCGCCCGAACCCGGATCGCCCGGAGAAACGATCGTGGTCCCCTACCTCACGGAGCTCCTGACGGTGCTGGCGGTGCTCGCGTCCCTCGTACTCCTCGTCTACGCCTTTCTCCACCGGCGCGAGGCGCTAGCACTGCTGGTCGCGCTCGCGCTCCTGCTCGCCCTCATCTACCTCCTCTTCGAACTGGTCGCCGACCTGGGCGGGGAGTTCTCCCCACCGCTCGACCCCGGGTCGAGGAGCCCGTTCGGCGGCGGGAGTGGGGGGGACGGGGCGGCGGGCGACTCGACTGGCCCGTCGACGCCGTCGGTTCTATCGGGGGTCGTCCTCGTGCTCGCGGTCGTCGGGGGACTGATCGCGCTGGTGGGTCGGTCGAGTGACGCGGAACCCGAACCCGAGAAGACCGGCTCCGGTCCCGATGCCGACGCGGCGGCCGTCGGCCGGGCGGCGGGACGGGCGGCCGACCGGGTCGCGAGCCGTGAAACCGAACACGGAAACGAGGTGTACCGCGCCTGGCGAGAGATGACCGGGCTGCTCGACGCTTCGGATTCCGAGGCCCGGACGCCCAGGGAGTTCGCCGACCGGGCGGTCGCGGCTGGGCTCGCCGAAAAGGACGTCGAGGAGCTGACCCGGCTGTTCGAGGACGTTCGGTACGGGGAGCGGGCCGCCTCGGAGGAGTACGAGCACCGCGCAGTCGAGACCTTCCGGCGGATCGAGCGCCGGTACGCGGAGGACGAACGGTGA
- the sucC gene encoding ADP-forming succinate--CoA ligase subunit beta, protein MKLHEYQAKSVFADAGIPTPDSQLAESTDEVLAAAESVGYPVAVKAQVQVGGRGKAGGIELVEDDEEAREAADSILGMDLKGYTVDRVLVEEAVDFVDELYVGVTMDRGEGKPVAMVSEKGGVDIESVAEEDPDAIAREHVDPAFGLQPYQARRAVYDAGIDREVASDVSSVLTTLFSLWDDRDASDTEINPLMVTSDGEVIAADAVMNIDEDALFRQSELAEMEEESYTDDLERKAGEYGFDYVRLEGDVGIIGNGAGLVMTTLDLVDYYGGEPANFLDVGGGAKADRIANALDMVFSDENVESVVFNIFGGITRGDEVAKGINNALEQFEEIPKPVVVRLAGTNAEEGMEILNADLVQVEQTLEEAVQRAVENAQEGDA, encoded by the coding sequence ATGAAGCTTCACGAATACCAAGCGAAGTCGGTGTTCGCCGACGCCGGGATCCCGACACCCGATTCGCAGCTCGCAGAAAGCACCGACGAGGTGCTCGCTGCGGCCGAGTCGGTCGGCTACCCGGTCGCCGTCAAGGCGCAGGTACAGGTCGGCGGTCGCGGCAAGGCCGGCGGGATCGAACTCGTCGAGGACGACGAGGAGGCCCGCGAGGCCGCCGACTCGATCCTCGGGATGGACCTCAAGGGCTACACCGTCGATCGCGTGCTCGTCGAGGAGGCCGTCGACTTCGTCGACGAACTCTACGTCGGCGTAACGATGGACCGCGGCGAGGGGAAACCCGTCGCGATGGTCTCGGAGAAAGGTGGGGTGGACATCGAGTCGGTCGCAGAGGAGGACCCCGACGCGATCGCCCGCGAACACGTCGACCCCGCGTTCGGTCTCCAGCCGTACCAGGCCCGCCGCGCGGTCTACGACGCCGGGATCGACCGCGAGGTCGCAAGCGACGTCTCGAGCGTACTCACGACGCTCTTTTCGCTCTGGGACGATCGGGACGCCAGCGACACGGAGATCAACCCGCTGATGGTCACGAGCGACGGCGAAGTGATCGCTGCCGACGCCGTGATGAACATCGACGAGGACGCGCTGTTTCGCCAGTCCGAACTGGCCGAGATGGAGGAGGAGTCCTACACCGACGACCTCGAACGAAAGGCCGGCGAGTACGGCTTCGATTACGTTCGATTGGAGGGCGACGTCGGCATCATCGGTAACGGTGCGGGTCTCGTGATGACGACCCTCGACCTCGTCGATTACTATGGGGGCGAGCCCGCGAACTTCCTCGACGTCGGCGGCGGCGCGAAGGCAGACCGGATCGCCAACGCGCTTGACATGGTCTTCTCCGACGAGAACGTCGAGTCGGTCGTGTTCAACATCTTCGGCGGCATTACTCGAGGGGATGAGGTCGCGAAAGGGATCAACAACGCCCTCGAACAGTTCGAGGAGATCCCCAAACCGGTGGTCGTCCGGCTTGCGGGGACGAACGCCGAGGAGGGCATGGAGATCCTGAACGCGGATCTCGTGCAGGTCGAACAGACATTGGAGGAAGCGGTTCAGCGTGCCGTCGAGAACGCACAGGAGGGAGACGCATGA
- the thrC gene encoding threonine synthase codes for MTTVQCYDCGRSFDFDERKRCPCGEPLWFEPERFEWPAGRDPGMWRYADVLPAERPSGVAAAAGGTPLVRTPRLDLGGVELYLKDEGQNPTGSFKDRGSALAVSYARENGIDRLGTVSHGNMAMSTAACAAGSGLDCTVCVPGDIPDERLSHIAHYEPDILRVEGDYGRLYEESLRIEEVEFVNSDTPLRVAGQRTVAFEICEAFSPEVPDAIVLPVSSGGQLSGIWRALSELRVAGLIEQFPRLYACQSSACDPIVRTFEAGETEVEPVEAEGTIAYSIANADPPSGNRALAALRDTDGGAISVSDQETRSAQRRLAHAGGFRVEASSAVAYAGLERLAERDEIVTGERVVTILTGNGFKESSETEVDARTIELDDLTRVL; via the coding sequence ATGACGACCGTCCAGTGTTACGACTGCGGCCGTTCGTTCGACTTCGACGAGCGAAAACGCTGTCCCTGCGGCGAGCCCCTCTGGTTCGAACCCGAGCGCTTCGAGTGGCCCGCCGGGCGCGATCCGGGGATGTGGCGCTACGCCGACGTGCTTCCCGCCGAACGTCCCTCGGGCGTCGCGGCGGCCGCCGGCGGCACGCCGCTGGTACGGACGCCACGCCTCGACCTCGGCGGCGTCGAACTGTACCTGAAGGACGAGGGCCAGAACCCGACGGGGAGCTTCAAGGACCGCGGCAGCGCGCTGGCGGTTTCCTACGCCCGCGAGAACGGGATCGACCGCCTCGGAACCGTCTCACACGGCAATATGGCGATGAGCACCGCCGCCTGTGCCGCCGGTTCCGGGCTGGACTGTACGGTCTGCGTTCCCGGCGACATCCCCGACGAACGCCTCTCGCACATCGCACACTACGAGCCCGATATCCTGCGCGTCGAGGGCGACTACGGCCGTCTCTACGAAGAATCCCTGAGAATCGAGGAGGTCGAGTTCGTCAACTCCGATACACCGCTTCGGGTTGCGGGCCAGCGGACGGTCGCGTTCGAGATCTGTGAGGCGTTCTCGCCCGAGGTCCCCGACGCGATCGTGCTTCCCGTCTCCAGTGGCGGCCAGTTGAGCGGCATCTGGCGGGCGCTTTCCGAACTCCGAGTTGCCGGGCTGATCGAGCAGTTCCCGCGGTTGTACGCCTGTCAGTCGAGTGCCTGCGACCCGATCGTTCGGACGTTCGAGGCGGGCGAAACGGAAGTGGAACCGGTCGAGGCTGAAGGGACGATCGCCTACTCGATCGCCAACGCCGACCCGCCCAGCGGAAACCGGGCGCTTGCGGCGCTGCGCGATACGGACGGCGGGGCGATCTCGGTCTCCGACCAGGAAACCCGTAGCGCCCAGCGGCGGCTCGCACACGCAGGGGGGTTCCGCGTCGAGGCCTCCTCGGCGGTCGCGTACGCGGGCCTCGAACGACTGGCCGAACGCGACGAGATCGTCACGGGTGAACGGGTCGTAACGATCCTCACCGGCAACGGGTTCAAGGAGTCGAGCGAGACCGAGGTGGACGCGAGGACGATCGAACTCGATGATCTGACCCGGGTGTTGTAA